The region CGTAACCCGGCGAGGAAGAAGTGGCGTGCGGTCACGGGCGTAACCCGGCGAGGAAGAAGTCGGGGAGTTCGCGCTTCCGCGCCTCGATGAAGGCGGAGAAGCGCGCGGCGTCGACGCCCACGATGACCTCCAGCATGGGGCGCGCCATGAACGGGAAGACCAGGAGCCCGATGAGGCTCACGACGAACTGCTCGGGAGCGATGCGGCGCATCGTCCCGGCGGCGGCCGCCTTGTGCAGCTGCCGGCGGAGCACGTCCAGTCGCGCCGCTCCCCCGCGCTGCATGATCGACCGCACCCGCTCGGGCTCGGTGTGGGCCTCACTCATGACGTAGGGGGCCAGGTAGGGGCGCGCGAGATGGAAGTCGAGCTGCTCGCGAACGACGGTGCGCACCTTGTCCTCGATCGAGAGCGTGTCCGACGCGAGGATGCCGAAGACGCGCGGCATGAACGCCTGCATCGCCGTGGCAAAGACCTCCTGCGCCAGCGCGTCCTTGGTGCCGAAGTAGTAGTGGACCAGCGCCTTGTTCACGCCGGCCTCGTCGGCGATCTCCTGCGTGCGGGCCTTCGCCGTTCCCTGCTGCACGAACACGCGATGGGCCGCCGCGAGGATCTTGTCACGGGTGGCGCGCTCGTCGTCGGGGGTGGGAGCCAGAGCGGCTGCGCGCGCCGTTGCACGCGGCCTGCCGCCCGCGCCTCGCTTCCCCCGGTGCGTCCCGGCCCGTCCGGTTCCCGATGAACCATCTGGTTTAACCATATGGTTAAACTGTATGGTCAATCCGGCGATGTCAACCCTCTCCCCGCACCATCGCATGCCCCGCGCCCGGCGCCCCCCCCGCCCCCCCCGCCCCCGCCGGGCGACATGCAAGCGATCCGGTCGATCCCCCGTCATTCACCGCACGCGGCAATGTCAAGCGGTTGCCCCGGCGCACCGTCCCTTTCACCTTGCCCGCTCTCCATTCGGGCCCGGCCCACGCCGCCGCTCCATCCAGACACGCCCTCCGTCGCGTCATGACCGATACAGCCGCCTCGTCGACCCCCGCCATCGTCGCCCGCGTCGCGAGCGAGCTCTCGCTCGCCCCGCCCCAGGTGCGTCAGACGCTCCTCCTCTTCGAGGAGGGGAACACCCTCCCCTTCATCGCCCGGTACCGAAAGGAGGTCACCGGCGGGCTCGACGAGGTCCAGCTGCGCGACGTGCGCGATCGCGCCGACTACCTGGTCGAACTCGAGGATCGCCGGGCGGCCATCCTCAAGAGCATCGAGGAGCAGGGCAAGCTCGACGACACGCTGCGGGCGCAGATCGCCGCCGCCGACACCAAGCAGGCGCTGGAAGACCTGTACCTCCCCTACAAGCCCAAGCGTCGTACCCGCGCGATGATCGCCCGCGAGCGCGGACTCGCGCCGCTCGCCGAGCAGCTCTGGAGCGGCGCGCTCGACGACGCCGGTGCCGCCGACCTCGCCGCGACCTTCGTCAACGAGGCGCTCGAGGTCCCCAGCGCCGACGCCGCGCTCCAGGGAGCGCGCGACATCCTCGCCGAGCAGGTGGCGGAGGACGCGACCGTCCGCGGCTGGGTCCGCGAGATGACCCGCGCCCAGGGAGTGGTGAGGAGCACGGTCCAGCCCGGCAAGGCCAGCGACGCCTCGAAGTTCAAGGACTACTTCGACTACAGCGAACCGTTAGGCAGCATCCCGTCCCACCGCATGCTCGCCATTCGGCGCGGCGAGGCCGAGGAGGAGCTGATCTGGCGCATCGAGGCCCCCGTCGACGCCATCACCACCCGTCTCACCCGCGAGATCCTCGACGGACGACGCGCCACGCAGCAGCTCACCCTCGTCGCCGGCGACGCCTACAAGCGCCTGCTCGCCATGGCCATCGAGGTCGAGCTCCGCATGGAGCTCAAGTCGCGCGCCGATGACGAGGCGATCACGATCTTCGGCCGCAACCTGGAGCAGCTCCTCCTTGCCCCGCCGGCGGGCGAGCGCCGCGTGATCGGGCTCGACCCCGGCTTCCGCACCGGCGTCAAGGTCGCGGTCGTCACGTCGACCAGCGCCCTCGTCCACACCGACACGCTCTATCTCCACCAGGAAGACCGCTTCGCCGGCGCCATCCGCGCCATGGTCGCGCGCTTCGCCCCGGAGCTCATCGCCATCGGCAACGGGACGGCGAGCCGCGAGACCGAGACCCTCGTGAAGGCGGCGCTGCGCGAGCTCGACCCGCCACGCCCGCAGGTGGTGGTCGTCAACGAGGCCGGAGCCTCGGTCTACTCCGCCTCCGATCTCGCTCGCACCGAGTTCCCCGACCTCGACGTCTCGCTCCGCGGCGCCGTCTCGATTGCCCGTCGGCTGCAAGATCCGCTCGCCGAGCTGGTCAAGATCGACCCGAAGTCCATCGGCGTCGGGCAGTACCAGCACGACGTCAACCAGCCGCGCCTCAAGTCGCGCCTCGACGAGGTCGTCGCCA is a window of Gemmatimonadetes bacterium SCN 70-22 DNA encoding:
- a CDS encoding RNA-binding transcriptional accessory protein: MTDTAASSTPAIVARVASELSLAPPQVRQTLLLFEEGNTLPFIARYRKEVTGGLDEVQLRDVRDRADYLVELEDRRAAILKSIEEQGKLDDTLRAQIAAADTKQALEDLYLPYKPKRRTRAMIARERGLAPLAEQLWSGALDDAGAADLAATFVNEALEVPSADAALQGARDILAEQVAEDATVRGWVREMTRAQGVVRSTVQPGKASDASKFKDYFDYSEPLGSIPSHRMLAIRRGEAEEELIWRIEAPVDAITTRLTREILDGRRATQQLTLVAGDAYKRLLAMAIEVELRMELKSRADDEAITIFGRNLEQLLLAPPAGERRVIGLDPGFRTGVKVAVVTSTSALVHTDTLYLHQEDRFAGAIRAMVARFAPELIAIGNGTASRETETLVKAALRELDPPRPQVVVVNEAGASVYSASDLARTEFPDLDVSLRGAVSIARRLQDPLAELVKIDPKSIGVGQYQHDVNQPRLKSRLDEVVASCVNRVGVEVNTASAALLAYVSGIGPSLAQSIVALRDQRGGLRSRAELRDVPRLGAKAFEQAAGFLRVRGGSHPLDASAVHPERYALVERMAADLATDVASLVGNEALLATLDLTRYVSDDVGLPTLRDIVDELRKPGRDPRQAFEPPAFRDDIQKPEDLTAGLMLEGVVTNIVAFGCFVDIGVHQDGLVHVSQLADRYVRDPNDVVKVGQKVKVTVQSVDLARGRIALTMRTDGRGGASGERPRRDAQEADGQRSGASGRGARDRPRGAPPAPKPPAVPGKGYVAPNGMRFK